A window from Brachyhypopomus gauderio isolate BG-103 chromosome 6, BGAUD_0.2, whole genome shotgun sequence encodes these proteins:
- the LOC143516353 gene encoding histone-lysine N-methyltransferase 2B-like: protein MPGKSWDVSWNHDLDLCPDCSRLYTQGNFCVVCLKCYEEHKFDSKMLQCARCAHCVHPVLIVYIQILSCLRGKNLVFSCASCSKNFPSVWQDVMQDVLRAGLDKVMNGLRSSTATCHLQTCPQKAFHEDVVMMLMKRIQQEGSLPEGQRPTAHVKALYLKLLEQAFRWFNSQDPKV from the exons ATGCCGGGGAAGTCATGGGACGTGTCCTGGAACCACGACCTGGACCTCTGTCCTGACTGCAGCCGCCTCTACACCCAGG GTAACTTCTGCGTTGTGTGTCTGAAGTGCTACGAGGAACACAAATTTGACAGCAAGATGCTGCAGTGTGCTCGCTGTGCTCATTGTGTACATCCTGTGCTTATTGTGTACATACAA ATCTTGAGCTGCCTGCGTGGGAAGAATCTGGTGTTCTCCTGCGCGTCCTGCAGTAAGAACTTCCCGAGTGTCTGGCAGGATGTGATGCAGGACGTGCTTCGCGCCGGCCTAGACAAGGTGATGAACGGCTTGCGGAGCTCCACAGCCACCTGCCACCTGCAGACCTGCCCCCAG AAAGCATTTCATGAAGATGTGGTGATGATGCTGATGAAGAGGATACAACAGGAAGGATCTCTTCCAGAGGGACAGAGGCCCACAGCACATGTCAAGGCCTTGTATTTAAAG TTACTGGAGCAAGCTTTCCGTTGGTTCAACAGTCAAGACCCTAAAGTATGA